The following is a genomic window from Bacteroidia bacterium.
TTCCGGGCGCTTTTGCGAGATGGCGGTATTCCGCCATCGCAGCATGCATGCCTGAGCCGAGTGACAGTCCGAACGTCGGACCGGCTCCACGCGTGCTCGCGGCGATCCCTGCTGTGAGTTCCGCTGTGCCGGCACTCGTGGATGTTTCGGGAGCGCTGTCCATCTGTGCGAAACAAGGTGAACAGTACATCAAGCCTGCGACAAGCAGCGCGATAGAGATGAGTTTCGTTTTCATGATAACCTATCCTTTTCCATTTCGCTCTGCTACATGGTACACCGAAGCGTGCCCGCAATTGTCAGGACTATGTCAAAGATTCGTCGGGATACGACGGCAGGAGCGAGTTGTAGCAGTTGTTGCTGACTGGCTGTAACTATCAGAACTGATCAGGCCATGGGCTGCATGACGCCCTCCAAACGGATAGAAAGGGACGCGTATTGTCGCTGGATACATCCCTGAAGGTTTGGTTTATAATGGGTGAGCACGTCTGCTTCCTGTCGCTTCAGGACTTCGGCAACTGTCGGGTTCGGCAGATCACGGACTTATCCCCGGGGTGCCTTTTCAACCCTCCATTGTGGCGCGTAGTGATACGAGCCCTCGGGTTAGGATGATGCGGCGATTCGCATCGCAGCGGCCTCGTCGCTGAACTGTCGAATCTCTCTGCATCCAGGAGGAGCGTTGTCGAGCCGCCGGATGTATGTCATGAAACAGTGTATTGTCACGAAAAGATTTATCCGCATATATTGTCTGTTGCTGTAACTTTTCCCCCGCTGATGTGTTCTTCTGAGTGGTACTTCGACTCACGCACCTTTCATCTCACCACCGATGTCCATGCAAAATTGTCACAGGTCCCTCATCCTGATATTCTGTTGTATCGGGCTGTTTCTGCAGTGCCACGTCTGTGAGGCGCAGATTTCCCTCGATTTCAAACGCATCAATCTCCTCTGGCCGACGGTGGAATTGTATTTCTCGCTTCGGTCCTCCGACGGGAAGGTTGTGCATCCTCTGCGGGAGCAGTTGCGTGTCACCGAAAACGACTTCGAGGTACCGGAGCTCACGTTGCATCCTCCGCATCCCACACCCTGTCCCATGTCCGTGGCTCTTGTGCTGGATGCGAGTGGTTCGATGCAGGGCGCCGGAAACGAAGGCGCGAAGGCCGGCGCCAAGGCCTTTGTCCGTCGCATGGATGGTACTCGTGACGAGGCGGCCCTCGTAGAATTCTCGACCAATCCACGCTTGAAACTCGGAATGACAAGCGATACTGCGCAGCTCGTAGACTCGATCAACACCCTCCCGGCTTGGGGAGGCACAACTATTTGGGATGGTATCTGGATGGGCATTGAGCAGGTCGTACAATCCGGAGTCAATGATTGTCGGGCGGTGGTGGCGTTGACCGACGGCGGGGATGGTTCGTCGTCGCATTATCCAGGCGATATCATTCCATTTGCCAATCGGGAACATATCAGAGTCTTTACGATCGGACTTGGAAGCAGCATCAATACCACCGAGCTTGAATTAATTGCAATGCTTACTGGTGGAAGGTTTTTTCATACTTCGCATCCATCGGCTCTTCCTGCGATATACGATAGCATTGCGACCATCATCAAAGACAAGGGTTTCGGTGAGAGGATGATCACCTACAACGCGAGCTGCATGGACGGGACGCTGCGGAGGGTGGATCTCACGATGATTGCTGAACGCGGCGACAGCCTGCGTAAAACGAAATCCTATCGCGCACCGCTGGATCCCTCCACTGCTCGTGTCATGCCGTTACACCTGCGCGCTGGTGACGTCCAAGGTGGACACAGCTTGCTGGTAAGCCTCAGGACTGATGGTCTGTTTGACCCGCTCATCCCGCTGCATCCAAGATTTGTACTCCCGACCGGTGAGCCGGGCCTGCGCTTCGATAGCGTGTGGGTGCCATCCGGTTCGCCCTTCGAGAGCGGCAGTCTCGTCAGTACTGTCTATCCCGATAGTGTGGTATTACACTTCGATGGGCCGTTGCGCGTTATGGGTACGGGGCCGTTACTCCACGTACTGTATGAGACGACGGAAGCATCGGATACGGTGTCGGGTCGCTTGTATCTTCACGCAACGTCCTCCGGCAGCGGTTGTGCGCGTTTTACCTGCGACTCTGCGGCCTACAACATTCTGCCCGAAGGACCCTCGGTAGTGCTCAATGCGCGGGATGTTCCGGAATGTGTTTGGGATCAGAGTGCGCAGCGCTATGAACCACCGACCGTGGAACTGCGATACCTGGCAGAGAACCATGGACTCGCCGCTGCGGAGCAACCAGAGTACACGCTCTATGGCTACGAGACCGCTTTGCTCCTGCTCAATCCGGTATCGAGCATGCAGCCGGGTTCCGAGACGCGTATTGAGGCAGGGAGAGCGCAATCCGTCAGCTGGTTGGTGGAACCAGCACGCCGTGCACGCACGGACACGATACGCCTTGGTATGGTCGCGGCGTTTGCGAACCATGCCGTGGCGGTAGCAGAGTCGAAAATCATCATCCATTCCTCACTTGCGAACCTTGAATGCTCGCTTGGAATTCCCGATGTGCTGATGGATTCCGTACGGAGGCGATTCGAAACGCTTCCGGTCACGCTCACAGTGCACAACCACGGCGGCGCGGCAAGCGACAGCATCTATGCCGAGATCGAATTGTCGGGAGGGCTGCAACTGGAACGGGAAGATCCCGCTCAGACGTCACGCAGATTGCTGACACCGGCCGTGCTTGCCCCGGGTGCCGAGGGACACGCCGCCTGGAGGTTACAATTGCCGGCTTCGAAGGAAGGGGAGGTTTCGTCTGTCGCCGTTCGTCTGCTCGACGCGGGGCAGGAGCCGGGTTATTGCAGTGCGAGTATCGCAGTTCCCCCGCTCGATACGAATCGGGTGATCGGCGTAGACATACAGGGCAGGACATTACTCTGCCCGGGAGACAGCGCGACGCTGGTGGCGGAACCCGGTTTTTCGGAGTATGTCTGGAGCAACAGTCGTACGGGGCCTATTTTAACCGTGTCGCAGGCGGGGCAGTACCACGTCGAGGCGGTGGATAATGCCGGCACGCGACGGAAAAGTGACGTCCTGTTCATCTCCGAGGCATATCTTCCAACGGTGAACGTCTATGCAACGAACTACACACCTTGTGTCGGAGACACCGTACGGCTGTACACTTCCTGGCCAATGACGTCCTATCTTTGGAGTACCGGCGACACGACGCAAAGCATATTTGTGACGGCTTCGGCCACGTATGATGTCATCATGCTCACCAGGGACGGATGCACTGCTACCGCTTCGCGCGCCATGACCTTCGCTCCCTATCCGGAACTTCCAATCATTTCCCGGAGCTTCGACACGCTGTACACAGAGGTGGTTGCGCTGAACCACGACTGGTACCGAAATGGTAACAAGATATCCTCGGGGAAGCCATTTCACGTAGCGCGTTCCGCGGGAAGATACTCCGTCGTTGCTTCGAATGGCGGAAAATGCACCGCTACTTCGAATGAATTCGATGTCTCCGTCCTCGCCACGGACAATGCGGCCTCTGCCCCAAGGCTTGAAATGAATCTGTACCCCGATCCCGTCGATGCGCAGCTGGAAGTGCACATCGTTGCAGAAATCGGCGATCATGTGTCGGTGTCCCTGGTTGATTTGCTCGGCCGCTCAACGGTACTTTCGGATGTCGTGATGTCGCAGGATCGCCACACCTTGTGTCTTCCCGTTGCACACGTGCCACCCGGGGTGTACATGCTGCTGCTGCGCGGTGAGGGTGGGCAGATTGTGCGCCGGTTCAGGAAGCTGTAATCCGCCACGCTCGGTCGTTCCTGCTGCGAAAGAGGCGACGACGGGTGGGTGATGCTGAATACGTTTCCGGGGAGGTTTGAAACCGTCATCCTTTGGGCGCCGTTCCCCGAACATGTATTTTATCCGAAGTACATTTTCCGGAGCAGCACCATGCCACGTTATTTCACACATTTCTGGTCCGATGAACTCTGCGGCGCGCATTATCGCGAAGGCCTCAGCGGCGTCCCCGTCGAATTCACTGCCGGAAGCGGTTTCCTGCGAAAGGAAGTGACTACCGGTGACGAGATATACCTGATCAGCGTGTATGACGGTCAGTTCCTCCTGCTCGGGAAAATGACCGTGGGGCGTGTCATCACTTCGCGGGAGGAGGCGATCCTGGATCTGGGGCCGGAGATCGAAGACGCGCGCGAGTATGTCATCGCCGCCGAAGCCTCGTCAACGCCGCTGCAGTTCACGAGACAGATTGCGTGGGAAACTGTCGGGGAATTGCGATTCATCGGCCTGGACGGACGCACGAAACCGCTCAAACTTGCCGACCATGAAGAAGCGGACGCTTCCGCACTCACCGGTGTACGTGAGCTGACGCCGGCCTCCGCAGCGCTGTTGGATGAAGCGTTGGCGGAACCGTTCGAGGATCTTCCCGGCAATATTGGTGAAATGGAAAGCGAGGAAATAGATGACGACGATTTGAAAATACTCGAAGCCGGGCTGCCGGACGCCGCAAAGCGGGAAGAGCTTCACGCAGCCGCCGTCCGTGTAGCGGTGAAGCAGTTCGAAGCTTCCGGCTGGCAGGTACGGGTGAATGATAGGCCGGGCCCACGTGTCTACGATTTGCACTGCTCCCAGGACGGGCATGATCTGTTTCTTGCGGTCATCGGTGTCGAGGGCAGCGAGATGGTGTTCACGTTCCGTGAATTGCAGTACATCGCAGCCGAGGAAGAGAGCCATTACGCCATATGCGTCGTGACAAAGGCGCTGTCCAAACGTCCGGAACTCGTCACCTACACAGGGGACGATTTGGAGGACTTGTTCGACGCCCGTCCGCTGCTGTGGATGTTCCGACCCCGGAAGAACGGAGATTTCGGCCAGGAGGATTTTGATTGAATGGGGACATCAGGTGGAATAAAATAATTTTCGGGTTATTTTTTTATTGCATTTCATTCGCAAAACTCTGACATTAGTACATTCATTTACCATCCAAGTCCCGGAGGAACCATGAATGTACGGCAATACATACTGCTGGCAGCCTTGCTTGTGTTGACTGCCTGTGGAGACGAGCCCTCGACACCCATTTCTGAAGCGGAAGCCCCATCTCAGAGGAGTGCTGTGCTCGACGACAACGAATCCACGATCGACGTGCGTGATCGCTACGTGGTTGTGTTCAAGGAATCCGTGCGCGACGTGGATCGCGCTGTGGACGAAATGACGCGCGGAAACGGCGCTACGGTGCATTTCCGTTATCGTCATGCTCTGAAGGGTTTCAATGCGACCATCCCTCCGCAAGCCGTGGAGGCATTGAAGAAAAATCCGAATGTGGATTATATCGAGCCCGACGGTATTGCACGAAAGACGCAGCAGAGCAACCCCCCGAGCTGGGGTCTCGACCGCATCGATCAGCGCAATCTCCCGCTCAATCAGACTTACAACTATCAGAACAACGGTAGCGGCGTCCGTGTGTACATCCTCGACACCGGTATCCGCTTCAATCACCAGGAATACAACGGACGCGCGTTTTCCGGCTGGGATTTCATTCAGAACGATCCCGACGCGTCGGATTGCGACGGCCATGGCACACACGTCGCCGGCACCGTAGGTGGTACGTCCGT
Proteins encoded in this region:
- a CDS encoding VWA domain-containing protein — protein: MSMQNCHRSLILIFCCIGLFLQCHVCEAQISLDFKRINLLWPTVELYFSLRSSDGKVVHPLREQLRVTENDFEVPELTLHPPHPTPCPMSVALVLDASGSMQGAGNEGAKAGAKAFVRRMDGTRDEAALVEFSTNPRLKLGMTSDTAQLVDSINTLPAWGGTTIWDGIWMGIEQVVQSGVNDCRAVVALTDGGDGSSSHYPGDIIPFANREHIRVFTIGLGSSINTTELELIAMLTGGRFFHTSHPSALPAIYDSIATIIKDKGFGERMITYNASCMDGTLRRVDLTMIAERGDSLRKTKSYRAPLDPSTARVMPLHLRAGDVQGGHSLLVSLRTDGLFDPLIPLHPRFVLPTGEPGLRFDSVWVPSGSPFESGSLVSTVYPDSVVLHFDGPLRVMGTGPLLHVLYETTEASDTVSGRLYLHATSSGSGCARFTCDSAAYNILPEGPSVVLNARDVPECVWDQSAQRYEPPTVELRYLAENHGLAAAEQPEYTLYGYETALLLLNPVSSMQPGSETRIEAGRAQSVSWLVEPARRARTDTIRLGMVAAFANHAVAVAESKIIIHSSLANLECSLGIPDVLMDSVRRRFETLPVTLTVHNHGGAASDSIYAEIELSGGLQLEREDPAQTSRRLLTPAVLAPGAEGHAAWRLQLPASKEGEVSSVAVRLLDAGQEPGYCSASIAVPPLDTNRVIGVDIQGRTLLCPGDSATLVAEPGFSEYVWSNSRTGPILTVSQAGQYHVEAVDNAGTRRKSDVLFISEAYLPTVNVYATNYTPCVGDTVRLYTSWPMTSYLWSTGDTTQSIFVTASATYDVIMLTRDGCTATASRAMTFAPYPELPIISRSFDTLYTEVVALNHDWYRNGNKISSGKPFHVARSAGRYSVVASNGGKCTATSNEFDVSVLATDNAASAPRLEMNLYPDPVDAQLEVHIVAEIGDHVSVSLVDLLGRSTVLSDVVMSQDRHTLCLPVAHVPPGVYMLLLRGEGGQIVRRFRKL